A stretch of the Medicago truncatula cultivar Jemalong A17 chromosome 5, MtrunA17r5.0-ANR, whole genome shotgun sequence genome encodes the following:
- the LOC112422025 gene encoding uncharacterized protein, which produces MGRGGDFWEWLPDTAEGYSVRGAYDLLTIGDDSHMGLPFELVWQPQVPLKVSVFAWRLIRDRLPTKANLAIHGVVPADDILCVSGCGHVETAGHLFLSCTTFASLWQQVRDWIGFSGVDPNIITDHLVQFTHLAGVGKAKRSFLQLIWLLCAWVLWSERNNRLFNNSFNIVPQLLDNV; this is translated from the exons ATGGGGAGGGGTGGAG ATTTTTGGGAGTGGCTTCCAGATACTGCAGAGGGGTACTCTGTGAGAGGTGCCTATGATTTGTTGACGATTGGGGATGATTCTCATATGGGATTACCCTTTGAGTTAGTGTGGCAACCTCAGGTTCCTTTGAAGGTTTCAGTTTTTGCGTGGCGGCTTATCCGAGATCGATTACCAACGAAAGCTAATCTGGCGATTCATGGTGTTGTCCCTGCGGATGATATCTTATGTGTTTCTGGTTGTGGTCACGTGGAGACAGCCggtcatttatttttatcttgtacTACATTTGCATCTTTGTGGCAGCAGGTGCGTGATTGGATTGGTTTTTCAGGAGTGGACCCTAACATCATTACAGACCATCTGGTGCAGTTTACTCATTTGGCAGGTGTTGGTAAAGCAAAAAGATCATTCTTGCAGCTTATTTGGCTGTTGTGTGCTTGGGTTTTGTGGAGTGAGCGTAACAACCGTCTTTTCaataattcttttaatattGTCCCTCAATTGTTAGATAATGTTTAA
- the LOC11413656 gene encoding ankyrin repeat-containing protein ITN1, which yields MSFQDLVRLKLSVIKEIYDQKMTHSLVLEILNCLYKKIQEFKESELREASAYDAMLQAAKHGNIEFIDAMRKANPDLLWAIDKNKRGIFSHAILNRRKEVFQLIHDASVNGRKEIVRCRVDEFDNTLLHLAGNLGPSFDLHRRSGPALQMQREILWFKEVEKIVHPKCKEAKNSEDKKPHEIFTESHKELVKAGEKWAKETAGSFTLVATLITTIMFAAAFTVPGGNNQDSGIPLFLHDYTFNVFIIADAISLFTSSTSVLLFIGILTARYAEKDFLKSLPLKLLFGLVMLFFSVVSMMVAFCASLAMLLKGHQGVIITAISFASIPVIVLVPSQLRLFIEIFKSTVLFK from the exons ATGTCATTTCAGGATTTAGTAAGATTAAAGTTGTCTG TAATAAAAGAAATATACGATCAGAAAATGACCCACAGTCTAGTGCTTGAAATATTGAATTGCTTgtacaaaaaaattcaagaatttaAGGAATCTGAACTGAGAGAGGCTTCAGCATACGATGCCATGTTACAAGCAGCTAAGCATGGAAATATTGAGTTCATAGATGCAATGAGGAAAGCTAACCCTGACCTCTTATGGgctattgataaaaataaaagaggcaTATTTTCACATGCAATTTTGAACCGTAGAAAAGAAGTGTTCCAACTCATACATGATGCAAGTGTAAATGGACGAAAGGAAATTGTTAGATGTCGTGTAGATGAATTTGATAATACCCTTTTGCATCTGGCTGGAAATTTAGGGCCCTCCTTTGATCTTCACCGTAGATCTGGTCCTGCTCTCCAAATGCAAAGAGAGATTTTATGGTTTAAG GAAGTGGAGAAAATTGTGCACCCCAAATGTAAGGAAGCCAAAAATTCAGAAGATAAGAAGCCTCATGAGATATTTACAGAAAGCCACAAGGAGCTAGTGAAAGCCGGTGAAAAATGGGCAAAAGAAACAGCAGGTTCATTTACACTTGTTGCTACTCTCATCACAACCATCATGTTTGCTGCAGCTTTCACTGTCCCTGGTGGAAACAATCAAGACAGTGGAATTCCCTTGTTCTTACATGACTACACATTTAATGTGTTTATAATAGCAGATGCAATATCTCTTTTCACTTCTTCAACTTCAGTCCTTCTCTTCATTGGAATCCTTACGGCGCGTTATGCAGAGAAGGATTTCTTAAAGTCTTTGCCACTTAAGTTACTCTTCGGCCTCGTTATGCTTTTTTTCTCGGTTGTGTCGATGATGGTTGCTTTCTGTGCTTCTCTTGCTATGCTCTTGAAGGGACATCAAGGAGTCATAATAACAGCCATATCATTTGCAAGTATTCCAGTTATTGTTCTTGTGCCTTCACAGTTGCGACTCTTTATTGAGATTTTCAAGTCTACAGTTTTATTCAAATGA
- the LOC112421770 gene encoding uncharacterized protein, translating into MSSIAASGIVLEPLTKDNYDNWSCLVRNYLAGHDLWGVVSSVSTIGVGSKEEVEAWNRDNAKALHIIQLACGSENLAHIRDFHTAKDAWNYFSASYGSELKAYSDIEQGVVDDSLHHHRSLHRFIESGNWKDAKAFMNNDETSMFSMSSSGRTILHVAVIAGHEEIVKNLVKEGKDKLVKMKDNRGYTALALVSELTGNTNIAKCLVEMKGGQVIRKDLLYMKNNDGEIPVLLAAAKGHKDMTSYLFAKTYTSEDMDDKKFHSRVLLLTRCINAEIFDVALSLLQRFQQLPLAHKSESETESDGVQPLYALARMPHVFPSGSRYGFIRRFIYKILRLPERKIATNVVPQEKQLKTKTSFTGIDN; encoded by the exons ATGTCAAGCATTGCAGCAAGTGGAATAGTTCTTGAACCACTAACAAAAGACAACTACGATAATTGGAGCTGTTTGGTGAGAAACTATCTTGCAGGGCATGATCTGTGGGGAGTTGTGAGTTCTGTTTCTACAATAGGTGTGGGATCTAAAGAAGAAGTTGAAGCATGGAATAGGGATAATGCTAAGGCTTTGCATATTATTCAACTAGCATGTGGATCAGAGAATCTTGCACATATTAGAGATTTTCATACTGCTAAAGATGCTTGGAATTATTTTAGTGCATCATACGGCTCAGAATTGAAAGCCTACTCCGACATTGAACAAG GTGTGGTAGACGATAGTCTCCATCACCATAGATCGCTCCATAGATTTATTGAGAGCGGTAATTGGAAAGATGCAAAAGCATTCATGAATAATGATGAAACATCTATGTTTTCTATGTCTTCTTCGGGAAGGACTATTCTTCATGTTGCAGTGATTGCTGGTCACGAAGAAATTGTGAAGAATTTGGTGAAGGAAGGGAAAGATAAGTTAGTGAAAATGAAAGACAATCGTGGTTACACAGCCCTAGCTCTTGTTTCTGAGTTGACTGGAAATACCAATATTGCAAAGTGTTTGGTAGAGATGAAGGGAGGGCAAGTCATCCGAAAAGACTTGTTATATATGAAGAATAATGATGGTGAAATTCCTGTTCTTCTTGCGGCTGCTAAGGGACACAAAGATATGACTAGTTATCTTTTCGCTAAAACTTATACGTCGGAAGACATGGACGATAAAAAATTTCACAGCCGTGTTTTGCTTCTAACACGGTGCATCAATGCAGAAATATTTG ATGTGGCTTTGAGTTTACTCCAACGATTCCAGCAATTGCCACTTGCCCACAAATCCGAATCTGAAACTGAATCAGATGGTGTGCAACCCTTATACGCATTGGCACGCATGCCTCATGTGTTCCCAAGTGGCAGCAGATATGGATTCATACGGCGATTCATTTACAAAA TTTTGAGATTACCAGAAAGAAAGATTGCAACAAACGTTGTTCCACAGGAAAAACAGctcaaaaccaaaacatctttcacAGGTATTGATAATTGA